In Carya illinoinensis cultivar Pawnee chromosome 16, C.illinoinensisPawnee_v1, whole genome shotgun sequence, a single window of DNA contains:
- the LOC122298679 gene encoding mitogen-activated protein kinase 9-like isoform X1: MGSGSTLVEGVRRWFQRRTNNYRNSNGSGTNTTTYNNQPANNIVIDDSCGQVSSVSELCAQSSVVSKRKKGLKQGEEREEEEAPVGDFDTSCLKLIKVPKRTSNSKPGSMDSQKKGGLETEFFTEYGEASRYQIQEVVGKGSYGVVGSAIDTHTGERVAIKKINDVFEHVSDATRILREIKLLRLLRHPDIVEIKHIMLPPSRREFRDIYVVFELMESDLHQVIKANDDLTPEHYQFFLYQLLRGLKYIHTANVFHRDLKPKNILANADCKLKICDFGLARVSFNDAPSAIFWTDYVATRWYRAPELCGSFFSKYTPAIDIWSAGCIFAEMLTGKPLFPGKNVVHQLDLMTDFLGTPAQESIARIRNEKARRYLSSMRKKQPVPFSQKFPNADPLALRLLERLLAFDPKDRPTAEEALSDPYFNSLSNVEREPSSTQPISKLEFEFERRKLTKDDVRELIYREILEYHPQMLQEYLQGGDQTSFMYPSGVDRFKRQFAHLEEHYGKGERSTPLQRQHASLPRERVCAPKDETTDPKSEIEKQTAASVATGLESPPRSQQYDNSDNVNTDTQNGPSKPNHSARSLLKSASISASQCVVVNAGKNSEQEEPIAEDNDEAINGLLQKVATLHA, encoded by the exons ATGGGGAGTGGAAGTACACTGGTGGAAGGGGTTCGTCGCTGGTTTCAACGTCGCACAAATAACTACAGAAATAGTAACGGTTCAGGCACTAACACTACCACCTATAATAATCAGCCCGCTAATAATATCGTTATCGATGATAGTTGTGGCCAGGTCTCTTCTGTGAGCGAACTTTGCGCCCAATCATCCGTAGTTAGTAAGCGTAAGAAAGGACTAAAACAAGGGGAGGAAcgagaagaagaggaagcccCAGTGGGAGACTTCGATACGTCTTGCTTGAAGCTCATTAAGGTTCCCAAACGGACCAGTAACTCCAAACCTGGCTCCATGGATTCCCAAAAGAag GGTGGGTTAGAGACAGAATTCTTCACAGAGTATGGAGAGGCAAGCCGGTACCAAATTCAAGAAGTTGTTGGGAAAGGAAGTTATGGTGTTGTTGGCTCTGCAATTGACACCCATACTGGAGAAAGGGTTgcaattaagaaaattaatgacgTTTTTGAACATGTTTCTGATGCCACTAGGATTCTGAGAGAAATTAAGCTCCTGCGATTGTTGCGTCATCCTGATATTGTAGAAATAAAGCATATTATGCTTCCTCCTTCACGTCGGGAATTTAGAGATATATATGTTGTTTTTGAGCTAATGGAATCTGATCTTCATCAAGTAATTAAGGCAAATGATGATCTTACTCCTGAGCATTATCAGTTTTTCTTGTACCAGCTTCTTCGTGGTCTGAAGTATATACATACAG CAAATGTCTTCCATAGAGATTTAAAGCCAAAAAACATTCTTGCTAATGCTGACTGCAAATTAAAGATATGTGATTTTGGGCTTGCTCGTGTGTCTTTCAATGATGCTCCATCTGCAATTTTCTGGACT GACTATGTTGCAACACGATGGTATCGTGCACCTGAACTGTGTGGCTCATTTTTCTCGAAA TACACCCCTGCTATTGATATTTGGAGTGCAGGATGCATATTTGCAGAAATGCTTACAGGAAAACCACTATTTCCTGGAAAAAATGTGGTGCACCAATTAGATCTCATGACTGATTTTCTTGGCACTCCTGCTCAAGAATCTATTGCAAGA ATTAGGAATGAAAAGGCAAGAAGGTATCTGAGCAGCATGCGGAAAAAGCAACCAGTTCCTTTCTCCCAAAAGTTCCCTAATGCGGATCCATTGGCTCTTCGCCTACTAGAGCGCCTACTTGCATTTGATCCTAAAGATCGTCCCACGGCTGAAGAG GCATTATCTGATCCTTACTTCAATAGTTTATCTAATGTGGAGCGTGAACCTTCATCCACTCAACCTATATCAAAACTTGAGTTTGAGTTTGAGAGGAGGAAACTGACTAAAGATGATGTTAGAGAGTTAATCTATAGAGAG ATTTTAGAATATCATCCCCAGATGCTGCAGGAGTATCTTCAAGGTGGAGACCAGACTAGCTTTATGTACCCAAG TGGTGTAGATCGATTCAAACGGCAGTTTGCGCATCTTGAAGAGCATTATGGTAAAGGTGAAAGAAGCACTCCACTCCAAAGGCAGCATGCTTCCTTACCTAG GGAGCGGGTTTGTGCACCCAAGGATGAGACTACAGACCCCAAAAgtgaaattgaaaagcaaacTGCAGCTTCTGTTGCTACAGGTCTTGAGAGTCCTCCAAGGTCGCAGCAATATGATAATTCAGATAATGTTAATACAGATACACAAAATGGACCTAGCAAGCCGAACCACAGTGCTCGAAGCCTGTTGAAGAGCGCTAGTATTAGTGCTTCCCAGTGTGTAGTTGTGAATGCAGGAAAAAATTCAGAG CAGGAGGAGCCAATTGCTGAGGACAATGATGAGGCAATCAATGGCTTGTTGCAAAAGGTTGCCACCCTACATGCCTGA
- the LOC122298679 gene encoding mitogen-activated protein kinase 9-like isoform X2, whose product MGSGSTLVEGVRRWFQRRTNNYRNSNGSGTNTTTYNNQPANNIVIDDSCGQVSSVSELCAQSSVVSKRKKGLKQGEEREEEEAPVGDFDTSCLKLIKVPKRTSNSKPGSMDSQKKGGLETEFFTEYGEASRYQIQEVVGKGSYGVVGSAIDTHTGERVAIKKINDVFEHVSDATRILREIKLLRLLRHPDIVEIKHIMLPPSRREFRDIYVVFELMESDLHQVIKANDDLTPEHYQFFLYQLLRGLKYIHTANVFHRDLKPKNILANADCKLKICDFGLARVSFNDAPSAIFWTDYVATRWYRAPELCGSFFSKYTPAIDIWSAGCIFAEMLTGKPLFPGKNVVHQLDLMTDFLGTPAQESIARIRNEKARRYLSSMRKKQPVPFSQKFPNADPLALRLLERLLAFDPKDRPTAEEALSDPYFNSLSNVEREPSSTQPISKLEFEFERRKLTKDDVRELIYREILEYHPQMLQEYLQGGDQTSFMYPSGVDRFKRQFAHLEEHYGKGERSTPLQRQHASLPRERVCAPKDETTDPKSEIEKQTAASVATGLESPPRSQQYDNSDNVNTDTQNGPSKPNHSARSLLKSASISASQCVVVNAGKNSEEEPIAEDNDEAINGLLQKVATLHA is encoded by the exons ATGGGGAGTGGAAGTACACTGGTGGAAGGGGTTCGTCGCTGGTTTCAACGTCGCACAAATAACTACAGAAATAGTAACGGTTCAGGCACTAACACTACCACCTATAATAATCAGCCCGCTAATAATATCGTTATCGATGATAGTTGTGGCCAGGTCTCTTCTGTGAGCGAACTTTGCGCCCAATCATCCGTAGTTAGTAAGCGTAAGAAAGGACTAAAACAAGGGGAGGAAcgagaagaagaggaagcccCAGTGGGAGACTTCGATACGTCTTGCTTGAAGCTCATTAAGGTTCCCAAACGGACCAGTAACTCCAAACCTGGCTCCATGGATTCCCAAAAGAag GGTGGGTTAGAGACAGAATTCTTCACAGAGTATGGAGAGGCAAGCCGGTACCAAATTCAAGAAGTTGTTGGGAAAGGAAGTTATGGTGTTGTTGGCTCTGCAATTGACACCCATACTGGAGAAAGGGTTgcaattaagaaaattaatgacgTTTTTGAACATGTTTCTGATGCCACTAGGATTCTGAGAGAAATTAAGCTCCTGCGATTGTTGCGTCATCCTGATATTGTAGAAATAAAGCATATTATGCTTCCTCCTTCACGTCGGGAATTTAGAGATATATATGTTGTTTTTGAGCTAATGGAATCTGATCTTCATCAAGTAATTAAGGCAAATGATGATCTTACTCCTGAGCATTATCAGTTTTTCTTGTACCAGCTTCTTCGTGGTCTGAAGTATATACATACAG CAAATGTCTTCCATAGAGATTTAAAGCCAAAAAACATTCTTGCTAATGCTGACTGCAAATTAAAGATATGTGATTTTGGGCTTGCTCGTGTGTCTTTCAATGATGCTCCATCTGCAATTTTCTGGACT GACTATGTTGCAACACGATGGTATCGTGCACCTGAACTGTGTGGCTCATTTTTCTCGAAA TACACCCCTGCTATTGATATTTGGAGTGCAGGATGCATATTTGCAGAAATGCTTACAGGAAAACCACTATTTCCTGGAAAAAATGTGGTGCACCAATTAGATCTCATGACTGATTTTCTTGGCACTCCTGCTCAAGAATCTATTGCAAGA ATTAGGAATGAAAAGGCAAGAAGGTATCTGAGCAGCATGCGGAAAAAGCAACCAGTTCCTTTCTCCCAAAAGTTCCCTAATGCGGATCCATTGGCTCTTCGCCTACTAGAGCGCCTACTTGCATTTGATCCTAAAGATCGTCCCACGGCTGAAGAG GCATTATCTGATCCTTACTTCAATAGTTTATCTAATGTGGAGCGTGAACCTTCATCCACTCAACCTATATCAAAACTTGAGTTTGAGTTTGAGAGGAGGAAACTGACTAAAGATGATGTTAGAGAGTTAATCTATAGAGAG ATTTTAGAATATCATCCCCAGATGCTGCAGGAGTATCTTCAAGGTGGAGACCAGACTAGCTTTATGTACCCAAG TGGTGTAGATCGATTCAAACGGCAGTTTGCGCATCTTGAAGAGCATTATGGTAAAGGTGAAAGAAGCACTCCACTCCAAAGGCAGCATGCTTCCTTACCTAG GGAGCGGGTTTGTGCACCCAAGGATGAGACTACAGACCCCAAAAgtgaaattgaaaagcaaacTGCAGCTTCTGTTGCTACAGGTCTTGAGAGTCCTCCAAGGTCGCAGCAATATGATAATTCAGATAATGTTAATACAGATACACAAAATGGACCTAGCAAGCCGAACCACAGTGCTCGAAGCCTGTTGAAGAGCGCTAGTATTAGTGCTTCCCAGTGTGTAGTTGTGAATGCAGGAAAAAATTCAGAG GAGGAGCCAATTGCTGAGGACAATGATGAGGCAATCAATGGCTTGTTGCAAAAGGTTGCCACCCTACATGCCTGA
- the LOC122298681 gene encoding protein MOTHER of FT and TFL1 isoform X1, which yields MSASVDPLVVGRVIGDVVDMFVPTANMSAYFGPKHVTNGCDVKPSAATNPPKVTLSGNSDELYTLVMTDPDAPSPSEPSMREWVHWLDKIMSPLSLLFLWIVVDIPGGTNPTRGKEILPYVGPRPPIGIHRYILVLFRQRAPLGLVDQPASRANFNTRIFAGQLDLGLPVATVYFNSQKEPASRRR from the exons ATGTCTGCCTCCGTTGATCCTCTTGTTGTTGGCCGAGTGATTGGCGATGTTGTTGACATGTTTGTGCCTACGGCAAATATGTCTGCCTACTTTGGCCCCAAGCATGTCACAAACGGATGCGATGTCAAACCATCTGCAGCCACCAATCCTCCAAAAGTGACTCTCTCTGGGAACTCGGACGAGCTATATACCCTG GTTATGACTGATCCTGATGCTCCTAGTCCTAGCGAGCCCAGCATGCGAGAATGGGTCCATTGGTTAGACAAGATCATGAGCCCCCTCAGTCTTTTATTTCTCTG GATTGTTGTTGACATTCCTGGTGGAACAAACCCAACTCGAG GAAAGGAGATACTGCCATATGTAGGGCCACGACCGCCAATCGGAATCCATCGCTACATACTGGTGCTGTTCCGACAGAGGGCTCCACTTGGGCTCGTTGACCAGCCAGCCTCGCGTGCAAACTTCAATACCCGCATCTTCGCAGGGCAGCTGGATTTGGGTTTGCCAGTGGCGACTGTTTACTTCAACTCCCAGAAAGAGCCGGCGAGCAGGAGGCGCTGA
- the LOC122298680 gene encoding uncharacterized GPI-anchored protein At4g28100-like codes for MSPNPTLFSFFVFFPILFPTFLCLHNPPDPATIQPFLPTHSLPATIPAFPEQSNVAGCPLELSDEFFNGIKTACSSSKGGSNGELRRSRCCPVLAAWLYAAYSATALSRASRVGAAVAASHGSNNSYDLPLLPDDSETCVDDFGKTLKAKGIELERPNATCDVVYCYCGIRLHTLSCPEAFSVTQQGKLVGDESVKRLERDCLSSSNNVNGFPGLGGCSKCLNSLYKVNKKKTSNSSKSGDRTTKMNNKDCQLMGLTWLLAKNQTAYIHTVSEVFRATMMSKDGSDPRSCALNSDGMPLAVDSSEISGHSSSNTLRAPIYLCMLLVSLLYMLS; via the exons ATGTCCCCAAACCCAacattgttttctttcttcgttttctttcccattctcTTTCCCACCTTTCTGTGTCTGCACAATCCTCCGGACCCGGCCACGATCCAACCATTCCTCCCAACCCACTCTCTACCAGCAACAATTCCTGCATTCCCGGAACAATCCAATGTGGCTGGCTGCCCACTAGAACTCTCCGATGAATTCTTTAATGGGATAAAAACCGCATGCAGTAGCTCAAAAGGTGGCTCTAATGGAGAACTCCGCCGAAGCCGGTGCTGCCCTGTACTAGCCGCGTGGCTTTACGCCGCCTACTCTGCCACAGCCCTTAGCAGGGCAAGCAGAGTAGGCGCAGCAGTGGCGGCCAGTCATGGTAGCAACAATTCCTACGACCTGCCGCTGCTGCCGGATGATTCAGAAACCTGTGTGGATGACTTTGGGAAAACCCTCAAGGCAAAAGGTATAGAACTGGAGAGACCCAACGCCACCTGCGATGTGGTGTACTGTTACTGCGGCATTAGATTGCACACGTTGAGCTGTCCCGAGGCGTTTTCGGTGACCCAGCAAGGGAAACTGGTCGGGGATGAGAGCGTGAAGAGGTTAGAGAGGGATTGCTTGAGTAGCAGCAACAATGTGAATGGATTTCCAGGTCTTGGGGGGTGCTCCAAGTGCTTGAACAGTCTCTATAAG GTTAACAAGAAGAAAACTTCCAACTCAAGCAAATCAGGGGACAGGACCACCAAAATGAACAACAAAGATTGTCAACTAATGGGTCTGACATGGCTTCTCGCAAAGAATCAAACGGCCTACATTCACACAGTTTCAGAGGTGTTTCGAGCAACCATGATGAGCAAGGATGGCTCTGATCCTCGGTCATGTGCTCTCAACAGCGATGGAATGCCTCTGGCTGTTGATTCCTCTGAAATCTCTGGCCATTCTTCTTCAAACACTCTTAGAGCACCCATCTACCTCTGCATGTTATTAGTTTCTTTGCTGTATATGCTTTCTTAG
- the LOC122298681 gene encoding protein MOTHER of FT and TFL1 isoform X2: MSASVDPLVVGRVIGDVVDMFVPTANMSAYFGPKHVTNGCDVKPSAATNPPKVTLSGNSDELYTLVMTDPDAPSPSEPSMREWVHWIVVDIPGGTNPTRGKEILPYVGPRPPIGIHRYILVLFRQRAPLGLVDQPASRANFNTRIFAGQLDLGLPVATVYFNSQKEPASRRR, from the exons ATGTCTGCCTCCGTTGATCCTCTTGTTGTTGGCCGAGTGATTGGCGATGTTGTTGACATGTTTGTGCCTACGGCAAATATGTCTGCCTACTTTGGCCCCAAGCATGTCACAAACGGATGCGATGTCAAACCATCTGCAGCCACCAATCCTCCAAAAGTGACTCTCTCTGGGAACTCGGACGAGCTATATACCCTG GTTATGACTGATCCTGATGCTCCTAGTCCTAGCGAGCCCAGCATGCGAGAATGGGTCCATTG GATTGTTGTTGACATTCCTGGTGGAACAAACCCAACTCGAG GAAAGGAGATACTGCCATATGTAGGGCCACGACCGCCAATCGGAATCCATCGCTACATACTGGTGCTGTTCCGACAGAGGGCTCCACTTGGGCTCGTTGACCAGCCAGCCTCGCGTGCAAACTTCAATACCCGCATCTTCGCAGGGCAGCTGGATTTGGGTTTGCCAGTGGCGACTGTTTACTTCAACTCCCAGAAAGAGCCGGCGAGCAGGAGGCGCTGA